The sequence ttttcttttctttcaaggtGATATTAGGTCAGAAATGGGGGAAGATTTTATAACTCAAAGTGGGTTTTTGAGTGGATATGTGCAGCATTTTATGCAAGTGATACATCGTACAATCAGGACCTATGAACAGGCAGGCTACCTTATGTCTTGTGTGTGCCGAAAATAGTTCCTTGAATGCAATAACTTGGCTTTAGAAAGTATATGGATGTTGACAAAGTTTAGGTGTTGTTAGGAAAACATAGATTGGCACATTAAAAGGAACAAGACAAAGGTAGATAATAAGACACCTACTGTTCCAGTTGTTCTTAATTAATTTACTGGTTGAAATTTTGTTTGCTACAGCCCATCCATAAGTTGGCAGAAATTTGGCTTTGCTTGAAATGTGTGTAAAAGTGGCAGAGTTGTATTTATATTTATGACCAGTACCACAAGTAATGTGGTGAAATTTCTCTGTAGTCTAGTTAACATGTTGGTGGTATCATGGTTCTCTAAGAATTATAAAATCTTAATGTCTTAATAAACTTTTCAGGATTACAAAGAAATGTCAGTTGCCTACAGACCTTCTCATGCTGATGCTACCTATGACATGAAGTATGGTGCAAGATCAGTTCAGGTGATTTATTTGACTACTTCTATTAATCAGATATGAAATGTTACTCGAAGATTCAGTCATTCTTAGTTGTCCAAACCTAAATCTTTCCGTTTTATTGTGTATAAAATGGCTGCCAAATGTGAATGTAGGGTGGTGGCAGATCTTCAGCCAGAGAAACCATAGGAAGAGTTGCAGCTGGAGCTCTTGCCAAAAAAATTCTGAAGCTAAAATGTGGAACTGAGGTGAGtctattgtattgcttgttgagctTAATGTTCCCTGCTTTCTATACTCACGTCATCTCAACTGGTGATGAGAAGCAACTCCCCATTGGTAGCAAATGCTATAGAACTAATTTAGTCAaactttaaactaatgtaatggCTTAGCTCTATAGTATGTCTATATAAATTTGAACACACTGATCTTATGTTTCCTGTGTCTAAAGAGATAAAgacctccttttttttttttctttcttgaggTGACTCTGTAATTTATGCAGGCCAtcgattttattattttatgtagTTTAATGGTATTCATTATTTTATCTGAGTCATGTCTTGCGCTATAAGACTTACGCTGTGTTTGTAATGTTTTTCAGATTCTAGCATATGTCTCTCAGGTCCACAAAGTTATTCTTCCAGAAGACTTGGTTGATCCCGAGACTCTAACACTCGAACAGGTGCGGTTAcgtttctttttttaaaaattgTTAGGAGTTTCATACATCAGAGCCACATATGGTCCTCAATCCCTTTATCTCCCTAGTAGGATAGCCAGGAGTGTAGGCATGTATGTTATCAGCAGACAATGTTCTATTCAGATAAGAGCTTTGGTTGCTTGATTGCGGCTTTTTTGCGACCCTCCTCTTATAAACAACACTGCTTACATGACAAtctcttgaaaagaaaaatcaacatATACTTGCTAGTATAGATCATTTTGCAAGTCACTGAAAGACTTCATTCTATGATGAATTATAATCAGGTAGAAAGTAACATCGTCAGGTGCCCGGACCCAGAATATGCCGAAAAGATGATTGCTGCTATTGATGCTGTCCGTGTGAAAGGGGACTCTGTTGGGGGGGTTGTGACATGTATTGCGAGGAACGTTCCACGTGTAAGAAATCACCGCCCTGCTCTTGAGAGAGTGCAGGATGATTGATTAGTGTAATGCAATATCTTTAACTGAGCTGTTGTGTAATTTAGAAACCACCTCATTGTATTTCAGGGTCTTGGTTCACCAGTTTTTGATAAACTCGAAGCTGAGCTTGCAAAAGTTATGATGTCTCTACCAGCAACAAAGGGTTTTGAATTTGGGAGTGGATTCACAGGTAGGGATCTTCAGAAATGCTGCAGCTGTTTGTCTTtgtttgtattgagaaagagtTACGGGAACTGATCGTTGGAAGTATAACATGCGTGAGGGTTTATCCTCTCTCTGATGAATTATTATGGAGCTTTAACCGCTTCTTTATTGACTACTGCAGGAACTTTTTTGACTGGTAGCGAACATAATGATGAATTTTATACTGATAAGAGTGGAAGAATCAGAACAAGAACGAATCGATCTGGTGGAATACaggtaagataaatcttttatgcTTTTCCTTCCCCACCCTGATGAGCTTGTTTGACAGCCTGTTAATAGTATATCCCGGTGAGGTGCAGGGTGGAATCTCTAATGGAGAGGTCATAAACTTTAGAGTAGCTTTCAAACCAACTTCAACAATTTCGGTAAATGATAATTTCTGACTATGAATACCTTGTCATGTTGTCATTATGTTTGTAGGACATTCAGTTGTTAATGTTCCCTTGTTAATTAAAAGCTGATGTTAGTATGGTAATTTATCTTGTAGAAAAAACAAAACACTGTAAACAGAGATAAAGAGGAGATAGAACTCATTGCACGTGGTCGTCATGATCCTTGTGTTGTGCCTAGAGGTTTGATTTCCTCGCACAATTTAGTTTCACTTCTATCGTAAAATTTTGTTTCTCTCTACTGTGCCCCTCTTTTGTTCTGTTTCCCCAAGTTTTAATATTTTAGCAGAGTTTTCTGACTTGTTAATATTTGGTTCTACGTGGATTTGCAGCGGTGCCAATGGTAGAAGCTATGGTGGCTCTGGTACTCGTTGATCAACTGTTGGCACAGTATGCTCAGTGCGAGCTATTCCCCATCAATCCTTCCCTACAAGAACCCCTTTAGTGATGAAAGATCAAAGCTGCTGCATGTCCAGTTTTTGGGTTAGAAAGAATAGTAGAGTCCCGGAATTGGTAGCTTATTCGAATAATTTTCTTCTAAGCTCATATTTGTTGCACAAAAAAAATCCTTCGATTTCTGTTTTCCTCCGAACTAAGATGGTTGAGAATTCCCTAGTGCTAGTATTTATCAGACAGTGCATTTGCGCACCAATCAAGGCCCGTGACTTTGTTCAGGGTGTGATGACTTTGTCCAGGTTCTATATTTTCAAAGTAAATGAGATACTATATAATTCGTTTGTACACAAACTTATTATAATGACAAAGCTGCATATTTTATTTCATAATTGAtaaacctggcatttttaggggtgaCCCAAAAAAAATTAGGGGCAACATTTTTATTCTCGTCCCATGAATGTGGTTATGGCATGTCCTAGTGGTTGGGAAAATGCCTAAATgcccttttataatcggtagtttagtatTGGTTTTAGCAACCGATTATGAGTGTGTTCTTCTCCGGTATTAGTTTAGTATTAAAACCAAAGATCGTCGATCAAACAAATTTTAGGATTGATTATTTAAAACTAAAACTCAAAATCATTAACCTTAAAGTAGAaactgtcaaaaaaaaaaatcgagttaAACAAACAAAACGGATAAATGATAGTAGTTGTAATCCGAAATTACGATTTGACTGCttgaaatcaaaaaattgatCGGAAATTTTTCTAATAGATTGtttgttatctaccgattattcttgagttaaaaaaatcaatatttttataCTAAAAATTAAGCACAattggtagataatgaacatcacttatctaccgattgtgaaaatagagaaattcaaaattccattagtTTTGAGAAAATTATATCACTTATCTattgattgtgaaaatagagaaattcaaaattccattagtTTTGAGAAAATTATATTTGGGGCGACTAACACAATCGGTagatgataagtgcataattcatatgattttagtatccattccatacttgttttagctattattcttgcatgtattcgtattattactcttgttttctcttattttcctctattaggtgaatcatccaaaaaggagctacaaagtgctgaaaagagttaagaagagaagtattccaagtatccaagtgccaagtccaagagaagttgaagaagtgcgacgaaaaggagcaaaacgctcaaaatcatgagacgggccaaagactgatcttaactcattcaaattaaggatttctcatcaccatcttgaagagaattgaaagaggaaaagaacgcaaaaagaatgaggttattccgagttcggacgaagaaattgtggccaaaacaagttttttatcgaataccgaagacactaaagtatgcaaacggtacGCATACCTTAATTCCGAAaaaatctgctggaatttgaggtacgaataccggtacgcatacttaacaagtatgcaaacaggtatgcatacttgtgaaggcctaaACTCACGGTTAGGAtccttatttcgtattttcgggtcgggttcttgaaccgaaccagatacttgatggccaagcaatgtaaacctataaaaataggtattaggcctttccCATATCgataatctcatat comes from Papaver somniferum cultivar HN1 chromosome 7, ASM357369v1, whole genome shotgun sequence and encodes:
- the LOC113298568 gene encoding chorismate synthase, chloroplastic-like; the protein is MALSISSSTPTKSLGFVQTSDFHKLSSPTVLVSVKRYTPRNLAVKASGSTYGNFFRVTTYGESHGGGVGCVIDGCPPRVPISEADMQIDLDRRRPGQSRITTPRKETDTCKIYSGVADGLTTGSPIHVNVPNTDQRGHDYKEMSVAYRPSHADATYDMKYGARSVQGGGRSSARETIGRVAAGALAKKILKLKCGTEILAYVSQVHKVILPEDLVDPETLTLEQVESNIVRCPDPEYAEKMIAAIDAVRVKGDSVGGVVTCIARNVPRGLGSPVFDKLEAELAKVMMSLPATKGFEFGSGFTGTFLTGSEHNDEFYTDKSGRIRTRTNRSGGIQGGISNGEVINFRVAFKPTSTISKKQNTVNRDKEEIELIARGRHDPCVVPRAVPMVEAMVALVLVDQLLAQYAQCELFPINPSLQEPL